One window of Pseudacidobacterium ailaaui genomic DNA carries:
- a CDS encoding serine hydrolase domain-containing protein, whose product MRFLGMAVFPLVLLLPVTPPTPSAVPAKSPTSPAQDGAGANLPSITPSAAHALEPADLETFFDGILPLQLERSDIAGASVLVMKDGRVLLLKGYGYADLKTKRPVDPATTMFRLASISKLFTWTAIMQLEEQGRLNLDTDINQYLDFRIRPAFGRPITLRHLMTHTAGFEETDRDLITVHPAKDIPLRQYLIANQPMRIFPPGEVPAYSNYGVGLASYIVQRLSGEPFEQYVQEHIFAPLEMTHSTFVQPPPQELAPYVSTGYHENTERPPVGFEVVHPAGAGGLSSTAADMGRFGMAFLNGGELDGHRILKPDTVTAMWTPQYRASDQMPPICMGFYQMWRNGLHWIGHEGDLVAFHSLFFIEPVNRLVLFVSYNSAGGADKPRPEIINLFSDRYFPSHEKQAFANLPLAQRKAVAGTYLTTRREDSTGFRLMNLWSQRKASVDKDGVLQIQDIKDLRGHPVKWKPLSPDLWQEIDGQRRLFTIRNDQGAIVRLAFDFPGVQMQRVPWCENAELVLTVVEACLAVLLAVVVASLLRLWRRLFLRKRGLPAPQPGTRWLPLSSRAAAWTWSGLLLALFSVIVSADDMMPPTSAWDKYFYLVHAVTMLAIFFSLLAAVAGIRIWKAADVRSITKIKYSVVAIACMVLSVFALQWHLLGLAARF is encoded by the coding sequence ATGCGATTTTTAGGAATGGCTGTTTTCCCCCTGGTCCTTCTATTGCCTGTCACGCCACCAACGCCGTCCGCCGTTCCCGCCAAGTCCCCCACTTCGCCAGCCCAAGACGGCGCAGGGGCAAATCTTCCATCCATCACACCCTCTGCCGCGCACGCCCTGGAGCCGGCAGATCTTGAGACATTCTTTGATGGAATCCTCCCGCTCCAGCTTGAGCGATCCGACATTGCCGGGGCATCCGTCCTGGTCATGAAAGATGGCCGTGTCCTTTTGCTCAAAGGGTATGGCTACGCTGACCTGAAAACAAAAAGGCCCGTAGACCCGGCCACCACCATGTTTCGCCTGGCATCTATCTCCAAACTTTTTACCTGGACAGCCATCATGCAGCTGGAAGAACAGGGCAGGCTCAACCTCGATACGGACATCAACCAATACCTGGACTTCCGGATTCGACCTGCCTTCGGAAGACCCATCACTCTGCGCCATCTGATGACCCACACCGCGGGCTTTGAGGAAACGGACCGCGACCTGATTACGGTCCACCCAGCGAAGGACATCCCTTTGCGCCAATATCTGATTGCCAACCAGCCCATGCGGATCTTTCCACCCGGAGAAGTTCCAGCCTATTCCAATTATGGTGTCGGTCTGGCCAGCTATATCGTCCAGCGCCTGAGCGGAGAGCCCTTCGAACAATACGTGCAGGAGCATATCTTTGCCCCGCTCGAAATGACGCATTCAACGTTCGTTCAACCTCCGCCGCAGGAGCTCGCGCCGTACGTTTCCACCGGCTACCACGAGAATACGGAAAGACCTCCCGTGGGCTTTGAAGTCGTGCATCCAGCAGGCGCAGGCGGCCTCTCTTCCACTGCTGCCGACATGGGCCGTTTCGGAATGGCCTTTCTGAATGGCGGGGAGCTCGATGGCCATCGCATTCTGAAACCGGATACGGTCACCGCCATGTGGACCCCGCAATACCGCGCCAGCGACCAGATGCCGCCCATCTGCATGGGCTTCTATCAGATGTGGCGGAATGGCCTTCACTGGATCGGCCATGAAGGCGACCTCGTCGCCTTTCACAGCCTCTTCTTTATCGAGCCCGTGAATCGTCTGGTCCTCTTTGTTTCCTACAACTCAGCTGGCGGGGCGGACAAGCCCCGTCCCGAAATCATCAACCTGTTTTCCGACCGCTATTTCCCCAGCCATGAAAAGCAGGCCTTCGCCAACCTTCCGCTGGCCCAACGGAAGGCCGTCGCCGGCACCTACCTGACCACCCGCCGCGAGGACAGCACCGGATTTCGCCTCATGAATCTCTGGTCTCAGCGCAAGGCCTCCGTCGACAAAGACGGCGTCCTGCAAATCCAGGACATCAAGGACCTCCGCGGGCACCCAGTGAAATGGAAGCCGCTCAGTCCTGACCTATGGCAGGAAATCGACGGCCAGCGGCGCCTGTTCACCATCCGCAATGACCAAGGTGCCATTGTCCGTCTTGCCTTTGACTTCCCCGGTGTGCAGATGCAGCGCGTACCCTGGTGCGAGAATGCAGAGCTCGTGCTCACCGTTGTGGAAGCCTGTCTCGCCGTTCTGCTGGCAGTCGTGGTGGCCAGCCTGCTTCGTCTCTGGCGGCGGCTCTTCCTGCGCAAGCGCGGCCTGCCAGCACCCCAGCCCGGGACACGCTGGCTTCCCCTCTCTTCGCGCGCTGCTGCATGGACATGGAGCGGATTACTGCTGGCGCTTTTTTCTGTCATTGTTTCTGCCGATGACATGATGCCGCCGACTTCCGCCTGGGACAAATATTTCTATCTCGTCCATGCAGTCACCATGCTGGCCATCTTCTTTAGCCTACTTGCTGCTGTTGCCGGAATCCGCATCTGGAAGGCGGCCGACGTACGGTCCATCACCAAAATCAAATACTCCGTTGTGGCGATTGCCTGCATGGTCCTGAGCGTCTTTGCTCTGCAGTGGCACCTCCTGGGTCTGGCAGCACGCTTTTAG
- a CDS encoding SDR family NAD(P)-dependent oxidoreductase, whose protein sequence is MRKTWLITGASRGFGRIWAEAALKRGDQVTATARRLSDVADLKEKFGEAALPLELNVTDPEQVQRAVEQAYAHFGRLDVLVNNAGKSLIAATEEASDEQVRDLFDTNYFGMVRVLRTALPLLRKQGSGHILGISSGLGITTLPYIGYYCATKWAVEALHEALAHEVRPFGLKVTLVEPGAYATDFGKSSEWAAALGPYAEYRKQFLQGLANVERGDPEATAEAILKLVDAENPPLRLGLGTSILPRARAAYEERLATWEAWKEVSDAAMGKPKKITTELMEYLARETTVQN, encoded by the coding sequence ATGAGAAAGACATGGTTGATTACCGGTGCTTCTCGCGGCTTTGGGCGTATCTGGGCCGAAGCTGCTCTGAAGCGTGGCGATCAGGTCACTGCCACGGCCCGCAGGCTTTCCGACGTTGCAGACCTGAAAGAGAAGTTTGGTGAGGCGGCCTTGCCGCTTGAACTCAATGTAACCGACCCGGAACAGGTACAACGTGCCGTGGAGCAAGCCTATGCGCATTTTGGCCGCCTGGATGTTCTCGTGAACAACGCAGGCAAGAGCCTGATTGCGGCCACAGAGGAAGCAAGCGACGAGCAGGTCCGCGATCTGTTTGATACCAACTATTTTGGGATGGTGCGGGTACTGCGGACAGCGCTGCCTTTGCTGCGGAAACAAGGGAGTGGACATATCCTCGGAATTTCCAGCGGTCTCGGAATTACGACACTGCCATACATCGGTTATTACTGCGCCACAAAATGGGCGGTAGAAGCCCTGCACGAAGCGCTGGCCCACGAGGTCAGGCCGTTCGGCCTGAAGGTGACATTGGTTGAGCCAGGGGCCTACGCAACTGACTTCGGAAAATCCTCAGAATGGGCGGCGGCTCTGGGACCCTATGCGGAGTATCGGAAACAGTTTCTGCAAGGTCTGGCCAATGTGGAACGCGGCGATCCTGAGGCCACCGCAGAAGCCATCCTCAAGCTTGTGGACGCAGAAAATCCGCCGCTGCGGCTGGGGCTGGGCACCTCGATTCTGCCACGAGCGCGCGCAGCGTATGAAGAACGTCTGGCGACCTGGGAAGCGTGGAAGGAAGTGTCCGATGCAGCCATGGGGAAGCCCAAGAAAATTACAACAGAGCTGATGGAATACCTGGCACGTGAAACGACGGTTCAGAATTGA
- a CDS encoding rhomboid family intramembrane serine protease — MPRTAGVLNFPDFRGFTRSLVLWNVGAYFVLLLLNVVAAPAAQGILSVAALVPPYFLHGYLWQIVTYCFVHTGILGTAMEMLSLWFLGSFLEANHGARWLAELFFLSVMGAGAAAVLLSLVVPGYGMPWVAITGCFGGIFGLLIAFGVLYGDLEFMLFPLPMTMKAKYLVMVYMLIALATLFSSSRLYAFAELGGALAGFLYIKAAPRRGYAFAMSEGYFGLRNSYYRWKRRRAARKFEVYMRKQGRDVHIDSGDRYDGPGKDPNDRKWMH; from the coding sequence ATGCCGCGCACGGCCGGAGTCCTGAATTTTCCTGATTTTCGTGGTTTCACCCGCAGCCTGGTGCTTTGGAACGTAGGTGCGTACTTTGTGCTGCTGCTGCTCAACGTGGTGGCTGCTCCGGCGGCACAAGGCATCCTCAGTGTGGCTGCGCTGGTCCCGCCGTACTTTCTGCATGGATACCTTTGGCAGATTGTGACGTACTGCTTCGTACACACGGGAATCCTGGGTACGGCAATGGAGATGCTGTCCTTGTGGTTTTTGGGCAGCTTTCTTGAAGCCAACCACGGCGCGCGCTGGCTGGCCGAGCTGTTTTTTCTGAGCGTGATGGGGGCAGGGGCGGCGGCAGTGCTGCTGAGCCTGGTGGTGCCTGGTTATGGCATGCCTTGGGTTGCCATCACGGGATGCTTTGGGGGGATCTTTGGTCTTCTGATTGCGTTTGGAGTCCTCTACGGTGATCTGGAGTTTATGCTTTTTCCGCTTCCGATGACGATGAAGGCCAAATATCTGGTGATGGTCTACATGCTGATCGCCCTGGCCACGCTGTTTTCTTCCAGCCGTCTTTATGCATTTGCGGAACTGGGGGGAGCCCTGGCGGGATTTCTCTACATCAAAGCGGCGCCGCGCCGCGGATATGCCTTTGCGATGAGTGAAGGGTACTTCGGTCTGCGGAACAGCTACTATCGCTGGAAGCGCCGGCGTGCTGCGCGCAAGTTCGAAGTCTATATGCGGAAGCAGGGGCGCGATGTGCATATCGACAGCGGAGACCGTTATGACGGCCCAGGGAAAGACCCAAATGATCGCAAGTGGATGCATTGA
- a CDS encoding glycoside hydrolase family 28 protein has product MVRPLDLMQTKLTGNKLSYLLLLFFASWLHAQSHTFSVNDYGAKGNGATLDTRAIQAAIDAAAQAGGGTVIFRPGTYLSGAIFVKSHVHLNVGDGVTILGVQDTTQYPMMPTRVAGIEMTWPAALINVYQQQDAAITGPGTIDGNGKYWWDAYWALRRQYEPKGLRWAADYDAKRPRLVQIFDSKNVSLKNIRLERSGFWTIHICYSSNVTVDGATIRNNIGGKGPSTDGIDIDSSRHVLVEHADIEVNDDALCLKAGRDWDGLRVHRPTEDIVIRDSIVRAGAAGFTIGSETSGGFRNVDVYRLTVLAPVPSGILFKSDRTRGGGAENIRIHDITMKGVAVPIHITMDWNPKYSYATIPAGVAHPPDYWKTITHPVRPPERGLPHFRHVKIWNIDATGAMKAFVVSAYPEAPLVDFDFSRISISAQSAGSIKDAKNWKWKVVKVQTQDGTTLTPPE; this is encoded by the coding sequence GTGGTACGACCTCTGGACCTCATGCAGACGAAACTGACCGGAAATAAGCTTTCATACTTGCTGCTACTCTTCTTCGCTTCCTGGCTGCACGCACAGTCCCACACCTTCTCCGTCAATGACTATGGAGCCAAAGGCAATGGGGCCACACTCGACACCAGGGCCATTCAGGCCGCGATCGATGCAGCCGCCCAGGCTGGCGGAGGTACCGTCATCTTTCGCCCGGGCACATATCTCTCCGGGGCGATCTTCGTGAAGTCACATGTTCATCTCAACGTTGGAGACGGCGTCACGATCCTCGGTGTTCAGGACACAACCCAGTACCCCATGATGCCCACGCGGGTCGCGGGAATCGAAATGACCTGGCCCGCCGCGCTCATCAATGTTTATCAGCAGCAGGATGCAGCCATTACTGGCCCAGGCACAATCGATGGCAATGGGAAATACTGGTGGGACGCCTATTGGGCCTTGCGCCGGCAATACGAGCCGAAGGGCCTGCGCTGGGCCGCCGACTACGACGCAAAGCGCCCGCGTCTGGTCCAGATCTTTGACTCAAAAAATGTAAGCTTGAAGAACATTCGCCTTGAACGCTCCGGATTCTGGACCATCCACATCTGCTACTCCAGCAACGTCACCGTGGACGGGGCCACCATCCGCAACAACATCGGCGGCAAAGGCCCTAGTACCGATGGCATTGACATTGACTCTTCGCGCCACGTCCTGGTCGAACACGCCGACATTGAAGTCAACGACGACGCGCTCTGCCTCAAGGCCGGTCGCGACTGGGACGGCCTGCGCGTCCATCGCCCGACTGAGGACATCGTCATCCGCGATTCCATTGTGCGCGCCGGGGCCGCAGGATTCACGATCGGCAGCGAAACCTCCGGAGGCTTTCGGAATGTGGATGTCTATCGGCTCACCGTGCTCGCTCCTGTACCTTCGGGCATTCTCTTCAAGTCCGACCGTACACGCGGCGGCGGAGCGGAAAACATCCGCATTCACGACATCACCATGAAGGGAGTGGCCGTTCCCATCCACATCACCATGGACTGGAACCCGAAATACAGTTACGCCACCATCCCCGCCGGAGTCGCCCATCCGCCTGACTACTGGAAGACCATCACCCATCCAGTCAGGCCGCCCGAACGTGGCCTTCCGCACTTCCGTCATGTAAAGATATGGAACATTGACGCCACCGGAGCAATGAAGGCGTTCGTTGTAAGCGCCTATCCAGAGGCACCTTTGGTGGATTTTGACTTTTCAAGGATTTCCATCAGCGCCCAGAGCGCAGGCTCCATCAAAGACGCAAAAAACTGGAAATGGAAAGTGGTCAAGGTCCAGACCCAGGACGGGACAACACTCACTCCGCCAGAATAG
- the typA gene encoding translational GTPase TypA, whose product MSTSIRNIAIIAHVDHGKTTLVDAMLRQSGTFRANEAVAERVMDSNDLERERGITILAKNTAIYYHDTKINIVDTPGHADFGGEVERALKMVDGVVLLVDASEGPLPQTRYVLSKALEAKLPPILVINKIDRPDARPQEVLNEVYDLFIDLDATEEQLEFPVLYTNGKLGLASLDPAVPGTDLQPLFETILKTIPPPSGDANGPLQILVTNLDYSDYLGRLAIARVFNGTLRTGEEVYISKRDGALQKTRITKLFSFAGLKRIDVDTTEIGDIVAIAGVEGITIGETITGIEDPAPLPPIVIDEPTIAMQFSVNNSPFAGREGQFVTSRNLRERLEKELLTNVSIRVEDTDSPDAFKVLGRGELQLAILIEMMRREGYELMVGRPEIVTRTIDGKVMEPVEHLTIDIPENFVGTVIERLGPRKGEMVKMHNHGSGRVRLEFRVPSRGLIGLRSELLTETRGTIVMNSLFDGYMPYQGEIPQRMTGALISDRAGTVTAYALDGLQDRGVLFVQPGVETYEGMIIGEHSRDNDLDVNAVREKKLTNMRASSADEAIRLAPPRLLNLEQAIEFIADDELVEVTPKSLRLRKKILQANRRPKRYAAPV is encoded by the coding sequence ATGAGCACGAGCATTCGCAATATCGCCATCATCGCCCATGTGGACCATGGCAAGACCACACTTGTGGACGCGATGCTGCGCCAGTCGGGGACTTTTCGCGCCAATGAGGCCGTTGCCGAGCGCGTGATGGACTCAAATGACCTCGAACGCGAGCGGGGCATTACGATCCTGGCCAAAAACACGGCCATCTACTATCACGACACGAAGATCAATATTGTGGATACGCCCGGGCACGCAGATTTTGGCGGCGAAGTAGAACGTGCGCTGAAGATGGTGGACGGAGTGGTGCTGCTGGTAGATGCGTCGGAGGGTCCACTGCCACAGACGCGCTATGTTCTTTCGAAGGCCCTGGAAGCGAAGCTGCCTCCGATTCTGGTCATCAATAAAATTGACCGTCCGGATGCGCGCCCGCAGGAAGTATTGAATGAGGTCTATGATCTGTTTATCGATCTGGATGCGACCGAAGAGCAGCTTGAGTTTCCGGTGCTTTACACCAATGGCAAGCTAGGACTGGCGAGCCTCGATCCGGCGGTACCAGGCACGGACCTGCAGCCGCTCTTTGAGACGATTCTGAAGACGATTCCGCCGCCGAGCGGTGATGCGAACGGACCGCTGCAGATTCTGGTGACGAACCTGGATTACTCGGACTATTTGGGTCGGCTGGCGATTGCGCGCGTGTTTAACGGGACGCTGCGCACAGGCGAAGAGGTCTACATCTCCAAGCGCGACGGTGCATTACAGAAGACACGCATTACCAAGCTTTTCAGCTTTGCCGGATTAAAGCGCATTGACGTTGATACGACCGAGATCGGCGACATTGTGGCCATCGCAGGCGTAGAGGGCATCACCATCGGTGAGACGATTACCGGAATCGAGGACCCCGCTCCGCTGCCTCCCATTGTGATTGATGAGCCGACCATTGCGATGCAGTTTTCCGTGAACAATTCCCCTTTTGCCGGGCGTGAAGGCCAGTTTGTCACTTCGCGGAACCTGCGCGAACGCCTGGAAAAAGAGTTGCTGACCAATGTTTCGATTCGCGTGGAAGATACGGACAGCCCAGATGCTTTCAAAGTCCTCGGACGCGGCGAACTGCAGCTTGCCATTTTGATCGAGATGATGCGGCGCGAAGGATATGAACTGATGGTGGGGCGTCCTGAGATTGTGACGCGAACGATTGATGGCAAGGTGATGGAGCCGGTTGAGCACCTGACGATTGATATTCCTGAGAATTTTGTGGGAACAGTGATTGAGCGGCTGGGACCGCGCAAAGGTGAGATGGTGAAGATGCATAATCACGGCTCCGGCCGCGTGCGTCTTGAGTTCCGCGTCCCCAGTCGGGGACTGATTGGATTGCGCAGCGAGTTGCTGACGGAGACGCGCGGCACCATCGTGATGAATTCTTTGTTTGACGGCTATATGCCGTACCAGGGTGAGATCCCGCAGCGCATGACGGGCGCGCTAATCTCAGACCGCGCTGGCACCGTGACGGCATATGCACTTGATGGGCTCCAGGACCGCGGCGTGCTCTTTGTGCAACCCGGGGTAGAGACCTATGAGGGCATGATTATCGGCGAGCATTCGCGCGACAATGATCTGGACGTCAATGCAGTCCGTGAAAAGAAGCTGACCAATATGCGCGCATCGAGTGCTGACGAGGCGATCCGGCTGGCCCCTCCGCGGTTGTTGAATCTGGAGCAGGCGATCGAATTTATTGCAGACGATGAACTGGTGGAGGTGACGCCAAAGTCGCTGCGTCTGCGCAAGAAGATTTTGCAGGCGAACCGTAGGCCGAAGCGGTATGCAGCGCCAGTGTAA
- a CDS encoding TonB-dependent receptor, with amino-acid sequence MRSNKHIKLKQLRSDLWLLFCFLAWAAAAIAQTAGEGAIRGTVTDPSGAVVAGATVTATNTASGTQYTRTTSSDGLYVISPVVPGAYSVSVSAAGFQSYKQENLTVNALTVTPLNITLSVGSQTQQVTVTAAPPALQTTTATLGGVMENREYQNLPILMGGQQRDPTAFATLMPGTQGGTRAPVIGGTGNYLAEVYLDGLPTTTINQQGDNRVIFNAVPVEAVDQFQVVTSIPGAEYQGAGLMNFTVKSGGDQYHGTVADYVRARMFDTWGFAAKALTVKNAAGQTVPAPKPDEHQNELVGAVGGPIPFTKNKGFFFIAYDRYHGRSGVNPNTLTVPTMKMRQGDFSELLTTTNGVTTGQIYDPTSEATCTAHSTNGPCRYQFGYGYGGIPGPNGNPVPTGSPNVIPQSYLSPIALYMQKFLPEPTNSQITNNYLGGVPSGYDNWETTTRVDFNVTESQKLSGVFAYGYRENVPFTVGNSGVVLPPPYTNGGKAIIKPVFADVEHSIVITPYLVNQFKFGYTRFAQPVTSITDGVQQYMATTAGITNLPQGQASNEFPGRALVPARCFRRCNRPGRQMELRAQRRTPSPTHLRWWTICSG; translated from the coding sequence ATGAGGTCAAATAAGCATATCAAGTTAAAACAATTACGGTCTGACCTGTGGCTGCTGTTCTGTTTTCTGGCATGGGCGGCCGCGGCCATAGCGCAGACAGCCGGTGAAGGCGCGATTCGCGGTACGGTGACGGACCCGAGCGGTGCGGTCGTGGCCGGGGCCACGGTCACAGCAACGAATACGGCCAGCGGGACACAATACACGCGCACAACCTCTTCCGATGGACTGTATGTGATTTCCCCGGTGGTCCCTGGCGCATATTCGGTGAGTGTTTCGGCTGCGGGTTTCCAGTCCTACAAGCAGGAAAATCTGACGGTGAATGCGCTGACGGTGACGCCGCTGAACATTACGTTGAGTGTGGGGTCACAAACGCAGCAGGTCACCGTGACGGCTGCCCCACCAGCGCTGCAGACGACAACGGCGACGCTGGGAGGGGTCATGGAGAACCGCGAATACCAGAACCTTCCCATATTGATGGGTGGCCAGCAGCGTGACCCGACCGCCTTTGCCACGCTGATGCCGGGGACCCAGGGGGGAACGCGGGCGCCGGTGATTGGTGGAACGGGGAATTATCTGGCTGAGGTGTATCTGGATGGCCTTCCGACGACGACCATTAATCAGCAAGGAGACAACCGCGTCATTTTCAATGCTGTTCCTGTAGAGGCTGTGGACCAGTTTCAGGTTGTGACCAGCATTCCCGGGGCCGAGTATCAGGGAGCCGGCCTGATGAACTTCACGGTGAAATCGGGCGGAGACCAGTATCACGGCACCGTGGCGGACTATGTGCGCGCAAGGATGTTTGACACCTGGGGTTTTGCGGCGAAGGCCTTGACCGTGAAGAATGCCGCGGGACAGACGGTGCCAGCCCCGAAACCGGATGAGCACCAGAATGAGCTGGTAGGAGCGGTGGGCGGCCCGATTCCCTTTACCAAAAACAAAGGCTTTTTCTTTATTGCGTATGACCGCTATCATGGGCGCTCTGGCGTGAACCCGAATACGCTGACTGTGCCGACGATGAAGATGCGACAGGGAGATTTCAGCGAATTGCTGACGACAACCAATGGGGTCACCACGGGACAGATTTACGACCCAACCTCAGAAGCTACCTGTACGGCGCACAGTACGAACGGGCCGTGCCGCTACCAATTTGGGTATGGATATGGTGGCATTCCAGGGCCTAATGGAAACCCTGTACCGACCGGTTCCCCAAATGTGATTCCGCAATCGTATCTTTCGCCGATTGCACTATACATGCAGAAGTTTTTGCCGGAGCCGACGAATTCGCAGATTACCAACAACTATCTTGGGGGCGTGCCTTCCGGCTATGACAACTGGGAGACCACGACGCGTGTGGACTTCAATGTAACAGAGAGCCAGAAGCTTTCCGGAGTGTTTGCTTACGGCTACCGCGAGAATGTTCCCTTTACGGTTGGCAATAGCGGCGTAGTATTGCCGCCTCCCTACACGAATGGCGGCAAGGCGATCATTAAACCGGTGTTTGCAGATGTCGAGCATTCGATCGTCATCACGCCTTATCTGGTGAACCAGTTCAAGTTTGGGTATACGCGGTTTGCACAGCCGGTCACGTCTATTACCGATGGCGTGCAGCAATATATGGCGACCACGGCGGGAATTACGAATTTGCCTCAGGGGCAGGCCTCGAATGAATTTCCCGGGCGAGCTTTAGTGCCAGCACGCTGTTTCCGCAGGTGCAATCGGCCTGGACGGCAAATGGAGCTTCGGGCGCAACGCAGAACACCGTCCCCAACGCATTTACGCTGGTGGACAATTTGCAGTGGGTGA
- the infC gene encoding translation initiation factor IF-3: MRTNERIRAREIRVIDENGEQLGIMQPFEALKIARERGLDLVEVSPNAVPPVCRIQDYGKYLYEKDKSERAARKKQKVITVKEVKFSVTVDEHDYQTKKNQVVRFLNDGDKVKASLRFKGRQMAHRELGYNIINRLIQDIGDAGTVEFMPRMEGTTLHAVLAPAKKEPAKKPAPPRPPAPQTATATQT; the protein is encoded by the coding sequence ATCCGTACCAATGAAAGAATCCGCGCCAGAGAAATCCGCGTGATTGATGAGAACGGCGAACAGCTCGGCATCATGCAGCCCTTTGAAGCTTTGAAAATCGCCCGCGAGCGCGGCCTTGACCTGGTTGAAGTCTCACCCAACGCCGTCCCGCCCGTTTGCCGCATCCAGGATTACGGCAAGTATCTGTACGAAAAAGACAAAAGCGAACGGGCCGCACGCAAAAAGCAGAAGGTCATCACCGTCAAGGAAGTCAAATTCTCGGTCACTGTGGATGAGCATGACTATCAGACCAAGAAGAACCAGGTCGTCCGCTTCCTGAATGATGGAGACAAGGTCAAGGCCTCCCTGCGTTTTAAAGGCCGCCAGATGGCCCACCGCGAACTGGGCTACAACATCATCAACCGGCTGATTCAGGACATCGGAGATGCCGGGACCGTCGAGTTTATGCCTCGCATGGAAGGCACCACGCTGCACGCCGTCCTTGCTCCGGCCAAAAAGGAACCGGCAAAGAAGCCAGCTCCTCCAAGACCCCCAGCACCGCAGACGGCAACCGCCACGCAAACATAG
- a CDS encoding TIGR00730 family Rossman fold protein codes for MPELDPEQLASAPLAYENPAFLNSPDGRIVRILSEYSEPLARFRRERIQDTVVFFGSARFRALDEANHQLELLENTGSQRPAPQEEQPARDGAVTELQLRRAEAAVEMAHYYEDARRLAYLLTEWAKGLKSRRHRFVVTSGGGPGIMEAANRGAYEAGGKTIGLNIKLPFEQQPNRYITPALNFEFHYFFMRKYWFAYLAKALVVFPGGFGTLDEMFELLTLAQTQKLAKKMTVVVYGSAYWKKVLNFDVLVEKGAISPRDLDLFQYADTPEEAFNVLKDGLTKNHLLPEEQTAEAEDEIALRPEIAKTRR; via the coding sequence ATGCCTGAACTGGATCCCGAGCAGCTGGCAAGCGCTCCGCTTGCTTATGAAAATCCGGCCTTTCTGAACAGCCCGGACGGCCGCATCGTCCGCATTCTCTCAGAGTATTCTGAGCCGCTGGCACGCTTCCGCCGAGAGCGTATCCAGGACACAGTGGTCTTCTTTGGGTCGGCGCGTTTCCGCGCGCTGGATGAAGCCAACCACCAACTGGAGCTGCTGGAAAATACCGGATCACAGCGGCCGGCCCCGCAGGAAGAGCAGCCGGCCCGGGACGGCGCTGTGACAGAATTGCAGCTTCGCCGCGCGGAAGCGGCAGTGGAAATGGCACACTACTATGAAGATGCGCGCCGGTTGGCTTATCTGTTGACGGAGTGGGCCAAAGGGCTCAAGTCGCGCCGCCATCGCTTTGTCGTCACTTCGGGCGGAGGCCCGGGCATTATGGAAGCGGCCAACCGCGGCGCGTATGAGGCCGGAGGCAAAACCATCGGGCTCAACATCAAGCTTCCGTTCGAACAACAGCCGAACCGCTACATTACCCCAGCGCTCAATTTTGAGTTCCACTACTTCTTCATGCGCAAGTACTGGTTTGCGTATTTGGCAAAGGCGCTCGTGGTCTTTCCCGGAGGCTTTGGAACCCTTGATGAAATGTTTGAGCTGCTGACTCTGGCGCAGACACAAAAGCTGGCCAAGAAGATGACCGTGGTTGTGTATGGGTCCGCGTATTGGAAAAAGGTCCTGAATTTTGACGTACTGGTGGAAAAGGGGGCGATCTCACCGCGGGACCTGGATCTGTTCCAATATGCTGATACTCCTGAAGAGGCGTTCAACGTGCTGAAGGACGGCCTGACCAAGAACCACCTTTTACCTGAAGAACAGACAGCAGAAGCAGAGGATGAGATAGCGCTGCGGCCGGAGATCGCAAAAACACGGAGGTAA